ATCTATCCCAATGGCGATATTGCCAATTGGGGTAGCTCCTGATAAGATTGCTGCTTAAAGGGTTCCGATAAAAATCTACGGCGACATAAAATGGAGTCAAGTTCAAGAGATTAAATGGAAGGTTGTACTTATTTTTAGTACAATAACAGCAGCTATTtcaaatgagtttttctgaacttatgtgcgaaatgtcatttgatatttgccagtcgcttttcggtgaaggaaaacatcgtgaggaaaccggactgattccaataaggcctagttacccttcgggttggaaggtcagatggcagtcgctttcgtaaaaactagtgcctacgccaaatcttgggattagttgtcaaaagtggaccccaggctcccatgagccgtgccaaatgccgggataacgcaaggaggatgatgaacagCTATTTTAGTCGTTTTAGAATGTTTTTATGTGTGCAGTATTTAGTGACTACCCGCGAGTGTGTTGCCACAGATTCCGTTGCACATCATTGGCATGATAGTATCTCGCCGCGACATCATAGATCATATCTCTTtctctaattgtattaatgacataaggacggatcGGTCGGACGGGTTTGTCGCATAAACGACACGGTGTCGGGTATGTCGATTGTCGATATCGGGCATATCAAGATAATGTGTTGGGGGAGAGTAACAGCGGAAAAGTAACAGTATGGTAAGACTACCATACTGTTACTTTTCCGCAGACGCGTATTTCAAACCATAATTGGTAGTTAGGAAACGGCGCAGGATCGGAAACGCAGAAAGTGGCAATGGCGTGCTTTCATTTTGGAAGCCAAGCACCTCTTTGGCACtggtttttgtaaaaaaaaacataaaaataactgAACTATATGTATCTACACATTAAACAGGGTCGATAGGTACTCTAATCTGGTAAATCTGCCATGTTAACCCTAACTCACGTATCTTGAGATACGTGAGTTAGGGTTAACCGGGTTTATTCGATTCTAAATAGTGAGATGTAGCTACACATTATACAACGAAAAAAGTTGCTAGATTTGtcttacaaagaaaaaatgtttctatttttaaaattctTATTACCTGCCTGCAGCAAGCTGCAAAATGTATATATTAAGAGAAGACAAAACTGTGatgataaataaaagcaaaaatattcaaagtaaGATTTTCTCAcagttttgaatttttttgttaATGATTGCTGCTTTAATAAATCATACACCTATACCCGTATCAAGATACTGGAGAACAGCATAACCATAGAACTGCCAACAGAGTAAAAGCAGAAACCAATTTCACGTATTTATAGATACAACTTTTTGCGTAACTCAAAATGTATGATATTTctgcaatattttaaataaatcataattaattacttTGAATGcagtattacaaaaaaaaacccgCATGTTTATTAGTTATTGCATTATGTATCCATATTTTAAAAAGCAAAAATATCGGAGCATTACTTTATGAAATATgactatttttttgtttatagcTTTTGTTTTAACGTCGTTATTATCAAAATAACGTTTTCGAAGTACGTGAGCTTAGCTTAACACAGCAGAAATGTACCCCATACGCTGCTGGCGTTGCCCCTCTGTATGGCGAGAGAAATTTACTGGACTGAATAATCCCcagacctggggcccgtttctcgaaaggtacaagccttgtattacaagtgcgcgaaatGTCAAACCGTATGgattgtcatggaaacacatttgtaatacaagacttgtacctttcgagaaacgggcccctgacgTCGCCGCTTTTCTCCCGCAGTCGCTGCCCTGACTgacgaatgtttttttttttgcgtcaGCGCACCACGGACCGCTTGTTTCTATGGCTACTGGGATAAAAGCATAGCTCTGTTGTAGAATAGAGTATTTAATTTTGGTCCGTTTGACTTTTGCTGCGTACTCGGCAGCGTTCACTCACAAGGTTCAGGTGTGAAGGGTCAAATATGCTCCTGCTCACTCATGTTGCGTCCCAAATGAGACCGTCCTCGCGCCCACTCTTTAACATAATTGAAAAATAACAATCAATTATTCACCATCTTCACAAAatctttattcaatatttacaaTACTGTCCTCGCAGGCAAGAACTGTCTCCACAAAGTGGTCGCGTTATCGCGGCGATGGATTGACGCGGCGGTACAATAGCCGAGATAAAGCCAACGCGGGCTCGTGTTCATTGCAGTGTTGACAGATACCACACTTGTACtgtttttgtactttttctGTGGTGTTTTGGTGTACAATTTGACGCTTAATAAATTTTCTTGAATGCTACGTTAATTAAGGATTGATCAAGAATCATCGTTGTAGTTCGAACTGTTTTATACTTAGGTCAAATAATAATCACTCTTGACACGGATCGGTATCATAACTTACTGCAAGTTATTTAGAGTCAAACCAAGTTATTTTCAATCTACAGATGTTACAGAAATATTGTTTGACGAATGAAGAGTGTACCTTTATACATATTAGAGACAGTTTTCACGATGTCAGTAGTAAAATAAATTACCTGATATGTATTTTgcttatctaaaaataaataaataaatatataaaagaagaaactgactgactgactgacttatcAACGCaaagccgaaaccgctggtcctagagattccaaatttagTACGTAGGTTCATTATAAGGTGTAGAGCTGTAGAGGatcactaagaaaggatttttcaaaattcatatcctaaaggggtgaaatgggggtccaaaattCAACGTTTGAGTAAGattactttagtatttttagttCTCTGAAATATTATCTAAACTTCAGTAAGGTCAAACTAACTATTAATACAATAATGAAACATTTCCACTCACTTTCTTGTCATAAATTACGCTATAAATGCTACATTATGCACTTATTAAAATTCATCACACCCGCTTACATTAAGCAAGAATGTGCAAACTGCTAATTTATTCTAGCTAGGCATTTCTTACCTATCTTTGAGTCCGATAATAGTTGACATAAATTATTGTAGTTAGTACTATTTCGCAATTTAAAGCGAACAATTTTAATGAAAATTTTACTTGAACTGAACTGGTTATTcgtataataaattatttatactaGTACGTACTACGGAACAAAGCTTGATTGTCAGCAATTTTGACATCTTCTTGGTCTGTGCATGTTGTCATCGATGGAATAAAACGTTTACTTATCTAACTGGCGGGGATAACAAAACTGTTTATGACTAAGCTGTGCCTAATTCTAATTTCTAATAAACTTGTGTTTTGAGCtttttattataagtatttcgctcgcaaacaaaaaaaaaacgttcgGAGAACAAGATTCTCATTGACGACCTTAACAAACTGCGTCAAAAATAAAGAGATAAGATTATTAAATGGGATTATGTTCTACAAGTAAGAAAGTAATGAATTTTTATTTGCTAAATACAAATAAGAATGTTTTGTTTCAGTACTCCACACGTGGAATTTCTACCTTTACCTGATGTCACTCTGGTCTTTGACTGCCAGCGTCCTCTACATGTTGTTACCAGAAAGTCCGAAATTCCTGATCACTCAACAAAGGTACGAGGAAGCGCGAGAAATTCTCATCCGGATTTATGTCCGGAATACGGGCAAGCCAGCGGATACTTTTCCGGTAAATATCCGGTGTTATAATTAAAGCCAACCAAagacttatgtaactccgtatagacgataaagtcttaaaaaaaaacgtacctcaaagccctagagaaaaaggtacggtggcgttacacctttggggaacgctcggctagatggcgctaatattaatatttgacattttaacatatatcaagctagcaatatgggccaaattgtcaaaactcaggttcaaaagttttaagcttgtgtcgagagatagcactgtgattacacattttactttgacagtaactctctataatacttgatcctcttagATCCAACAGAAATGTCCTACTGgtcaaatcagctttttttaAGAACTGACAGAACGGATTTGAACGATTTGTTATTATCGATTAATATGAAATCTATTTGAATGACGTAacggtcaactcatttactttatatatttttttgacgaccggtctggctcagttggtagtgaccctgcctgctaagctgcggtcctgggttcgaatcccggtaagggcatttatttgtgtgatgagcacagatatttgttcctgagtcatggatattttctatgtatataagtatgtatttatctatttaagtatgtatatcgtcgtttagcacccatagtacaagctttgcttagtttggggctaagttgatctgtgtaaggtgtccccaatatttatttttttattttatttatatttctatgcgacttatgaaataaaatgggttaaaaaataacatagtctaaatatatatgtataacaaaagaagaaactgactgactgacttatcAACGCGAGCCGAAACCGCTgctcctagagattccaaatttgacacgtaggtttcttataaggtgtagatGAGCAAAAAGACAGGATTATTCAAAACTCACATCCTAAGGAGGTGAAAAGGGGGTCcaacgtttgaataagattacttttagtacgcgggcgaagctgcgggaaaaagctagtgtacaatattttaagtacaggcaAGTTCCCTATTTGTTGATAATAAATCACTCTAGTACTTTTAATTGATAAAGCTATCTAACAAAAACACTCTATTTAGAGCCTGTTTCAacattacgccgtggcttgcgtgggcgacggtcgcgcgatgctcgcgcgacggcgatgcgacgcagaCGACATCAAACCTTATctatatggaagtatgagacgcgacggcgactgttgcgcgacgatcgcgcgacggtcgcgcgaccgtcacccacgcaagacacggcgttagattAGTGTTTGACTAAGAATTTATCTGTTACTAATAAGCGATATTCGTAATGAAATTGTATATGgcgtaattaaattattttgatattgGGAAAGGCGAAAGCagcaaataaattaaaaaaaagtagatCTTTGGCATCTTATAATAATGACTAGGTATTACAATCTCGGATAAGTTTATTGCTTATAGCCaataattaagtaggtagttaggtacttattacATATCCCTTAAACAGAAATCTTGCTTTGCGTTTAATTTCTTTTTGATTGTTTCAGTGTCCAAACCTATGGAAGTCAGctaagcaaaaaataatagacGAAGCACcggaaataaaaaatgaaacccTGTCTCATCAGCTGATGGCGGGCTTATACAATGTGAAGCCTATGTTCAGCATGCCGCTAGTTCTACCGCTGACTGTCATATCTTCCATGGGTTTCCTAACCATGGCTATGTAAGTACGTTTCATGCATTAATTTTGTCATAGACGtgtataacttcgtatagacagattaATCGTAAGAAAGAAACTTACTTCGGAACTATCAAGAGATGTACAgtcaactagatggcgctagacctTTGTTTAATTCTCGACTAGATAGAGAGGATAGGATTAATACTTACTACTGATGTGTcgatggaaagtttccaaaattctgaaattttcacataggaaaacttcggtaactttccatactttgtatggacaatttgtatggatggaaactttccatttcataaatttaaattccctttatttttcgtgaaagtttcgtgaattttttgatttttaatttaaattatttgatttttaatttatttattaactataTCCAGTATTAAAAAGTATACAAATAAAACCGCATTTTATGAAACAAAATTCCGTAAAAATTGCGTGGGTACAAGTAAATAAGGTCTATTTATTATTCCTAAAACGGGCAAACGTTACATCAACCGACAGAAGGATGGACCATACTTGGTAAACTGCCTAGTCACTGAAACCCCTAAGGGGCTCTGATAGTTTCAGTACTTTACACAGATTACATAGACACCGCATTATGAAGCGTTTGCAAAGAACGATTGGTAACAAGAAATATGTACAATTTTACTCGTAAAAAAATACGAGGATTTGAACAGCGCAATTGAGTAGTATTTTATAccattaccacagtataataaagagtactatcgtacagtatggccactttcGCTCCCGGTTGAAAGTGCCGCgaatcccctctcggttacctcacagttaccgcctgtcaaaaacgcgaacagtcgacttatcatatttcactcatacaagcatagtacgcgttcacctacactaggaacgcgcctctttcatatatttgatcgccagtgcccGAGGTGTGCCATTACATACATCAGCCCAGGTTCAaccttatttttttatataaatatttcaaaattacaCGAGTGCTTGATATATAAACGTCAACACAACTGAATCAAGCGGTTGCGTTTGGTGACCAGACatattatcatatttttttgtaGCAACTCCGGTGTAGCGATGTCGCATTAAAGGATGTATGCATAATTATGTCCGTATCTACAAGTATCTAGAACATTAATTAAGTAAGCCTGTTCATAAAAAAAGATGATATGTTTAGAGAATGTTTGTATTCTCGTAGCCCCTTTATGTCTACCATGGATATGGATAGGTATGGATGCACCGAAATTTCCAGAAAATTTGCGATACCTGATGGTGACTTTTATTTGGCTTGGATGCTCCGTCTAGTAGTTAAGGTGCTCTGTGACCTATTAATAGTCAGTCAGCAAAATCTGCTAAGTTAGTGTGGCCAGAACTTGGTAACTCGGGTTTGCTGATTAGACAATAATGTGCCTGAGATACGTTGGCAAGTTTGGATTAGAACTTGTGACGTGATTTATAATGTAGCTAttagtttgtaattatttgaGTGGATTAATTTATGTCTGCGAGCGATTTTGTAAGGTAGTTTCATCTTCAGCTTATAGGAGTATTATTTGATTTTTAAACCATTTACATTCTCATGTGATTTGGTTTTACAATATGCAATCAAATATTAATTGTAACTGACATTAATAGTCCGTCACCCATTTTAAGCCTAGTCAAAACTGATTGTTAAAGAAAGCCATAGCCGAATTTTAGTTGAAAAAAAATTAGTTAAGGGTCTTTGTTTTAGTTTCAATCAATTTTCGTCAGAATCATCTGTCTCATCAAATGATTATATCAGTGGCCGGATAGTCCAGCCTCGTTAATaactgaagacccgggttcgatacCCGGCTCCGCCGCCGGTAAACCTGCGGGCCTGGCACGCTAGCGTGATAAACTTATCACATGAGGCCATCCTTATTGCACGATAAAGTTTATCACGCTAGTCTGAGTCcttaaaaagaaacaaatcaaaatatttcataaaataattagacTTATTTCTTAGTTTGATTAGATGAATCTTGATAATAAGTTCCCGCTCTTTGTTACAGATACAACGTGCTTAGACTATGGTTTCCACAGCTCTCAACTGTGGTAGAACACTACAGTAGTACGACTAGCAACGGAGACCTGTGTACTATGCTAGACGCGTACACGGAAGACCTAAGGAATAGGACTAGTTTGACTATGGGGACTAACGTATGTGTGCCGGTAAGTTCAAGTAGGTaccttatttttaaattaaaggaaactTACGGAACGTGTCTGCCCGTGACCagcacggacgtaatgtcacaTCCGAAACTTCGGGTTTAATATAAACGTAAGTCTTACGCGATTAATCTAATAAATTTAATTGCCTACGAAATAATATTAGAATTAGAAACATTCAAATTGCTGTTGAGAGCGTAGTTGAAACTAAAATAGAGAAAGTCAAACACACTCCTCCGCCAATAACTATATTATTATCTTTTCAGTtcattttatttcttacattttaGTGATCACACAAACCaaccataattattttctttaggTCATGGTGTGGGCTCTTTATACTTTAGCATGAAACGTGTACCTAGGTAACTTTATTTAACGGCATTCGTCCGAAGtcacttgtatttttatattgaaatgaaatgatcaAAGGCAGAGATTATTTTCCAATCCTCACTGATTGTTTTAATCCTCCATTCAATTTATAAGTCAACAGGGATAAATTAAACGCGCAAGGCACAAATTTAATTATTCAATTTTGCTTGCCCCGGCAAAATATTGCTTCTGCTTcgtcaatattttaaataccgatttaaatttaatttttctttacgGCTAACTTGAACGCAATTGAATTGAAATATGGTTATATAGCATTATCGTGAATTTTGAAAGTCTGATTATGAAGGACtgaccaaaaaaataaaattgacaaattatcTAGTTTGGCACCAATTTTCAATGTATTATTTAGCAGTTAAATATGTGAATCTGCTAATTATCTTTACCTATTATTTCCTTTCCtggttaatattaatatatttatatggaatgGCAAAAACAATtccatttcaaaaatatacagCTACACCATTCATGTAAAATGTAAAGAATTTATTAACtgtttgtgtaaatatataGAAGTGCTGCTATCaattgttaggttattaaacaATTTGTTCGATCCTTAACTACTATTTCAGAATAAATTTTGCATTATATGTTGCTTCTATTATACCTACCTTCACTTCGtgaatagcatttttttttgtttcagcaCCCGAGCGGCGCAGAGACCTACATAAACAGCATGATAGTCGGCACGGTCTGTTTCTTACCTTACCCGATCACGGGCATACTAGTCAACAAAGTGGGCAAAAAGGCCCTTCTTCTAGTCACAGGAGTGATATGTGTATGCGCAACGTTCGGACTCCGATGGGCTAGCTCAAAGGTAGCTGTTGTGGCCCTGTTTTCTCTGGAGATCTCTGTGTCGCAAACCATGATGAGTTTGCTTCAAGCTATGACTGTGGACGTGTTCCCGACTATGATAAGGCAAGTTTAGTCCACGGGATTCTTTTATGGTCCATAATGGATCctgttaaaaattaaacaacTGTATAGAATAACTGTAGAACTTGTTGGAAAACAATAAGGAAAGCAGAAAATATTTTAGAACTTTCTGTGCATATTGATGTCTATTGAATAAATGTTGCAACTACAACTATCAAGGCAAGTATCAAAAGTTTTTATCCAAGTTCAAGGAGGCGCAGTTATCTACGGACATCATATTATCAGGACTTACAAGCtcgaagtaaataaataaataaatataataaaggtAATGTACAATTCCTTTTACAGTATATTTCAATTCTTCAGTTACAACTAGATACGTAAGACGAAAATATCATAATTAACTAACCAATAACGTAGAAGACTAGGCGGTCTAGCGCAGCTTGCGTTCTCGCGTGCGTtcagacgatacaggaggggtcaattcccCATACAAACGCTCTAGATTATTTCCTTTCTCGCTTtttaagatagagcaatgagttttttcaacacagattattattatttttatctgtgtcggacagttttgatttttttgatattcttaagactgtatcgttaagtatgaggacaactttgagaagccgtatttatttgctattatatttttttcttaaaacatgacataggcttaataaggcacataatgaggttcacattttgtcctagaaactcgacgtaaagcaagtggtttagacagtattgacttaatcctcccgagtaacaattacgattccggacaaatgctactagaaaattcacaaagtgcgtaaaaaacgatacgattgcgaaaaaaaattgtactgtgtgaacctcaacgacatatgatccacaaagcagaatatctggacatagtctagccatagttatttttaagaaataaagttcaggatctgtgtatggcggccatttagagaatgtggcatggtgcttcctctaactccgactttgatgtcgaatttaactatcatacactgtttatatcgatttggtttaggcactgttcaaacaccgtgaatgtcagttagactttggcctatggctaatttttttatctgtttctctcatcctgcttgcatcaaaaatttacgacaatccggaacgttgctcaaaatagcgtttttttttaattatataaattcaccgcatttattctgcaagtacccaattgaaaaaccatgaagaggactcttaaagaatatattttggcagcatattaacctttgtttgttgaaatcgtacaaacagtcaatgaaatattttcaaattaagccagataggggttgtccgaaatttatttgctagaccttaatgaaagtaccataaagtctctaaaataaaataaaaattagaccttcttatatcaaatagtgctttccaataccttcagatcatactctcggaacataataatataaaattatgcacatgtcaacatttagacgaggtttgttttgtccttataattatcgatacagtccttatttttaaagacgctagagcccatcaaaaatatCCAAAAACGGTTTTAT
This window of the Leguminivora glycinivorella isolate SPB_JAAS2020 chromosome 16, LegGlyc_1.1, whole genome shotgun sequence genome carries:
- the LOC125234993 gene encoding synaptic vesicle glycoprotein 2C-like isoform X5, yielding MQEIDQALKSCTFGKFQIQILGTALVAIVASVLVSNSTAYLLPNAECDLDMNLVQKGMLNACPYTGMMISSLIAGFLTDQFGRKLFLVGGYFGIFFCTLIAGTSQTYGVLLTAKFFEGVFFASSFSPTVSYTSEFCHKEIRDRVVLCQSSFSGFSQVVIAGLSWAIFSNEWTVSLFGGFIVLHTWNFYLYLMSLWSLTASVLYMLLPESPKFLITQQRYEEAREILIRIYVRNTGKPADTFPCPNLWKSAKQKIIDEAPEIKNETLSHQLMAGLYNVKPMFSMPLVLPLTVISSMGFLTMAIYNVLRLWFPQLSTVVEHYSSTTSNGDLCTMLDAYTEDLRNRTSLTMGTNVCVPHPSGAETYINSMIVGTVCFLPYPITGILVNKVGKKALLLVTGVICVCATFGLRWASSKVAVVALFSLEISVSQTMMSLLQAMTVDVFPTMIRTLAISIVMLIGRIGTLTGNILFPILLDIGCVVPFFGFGGLMIFVTILGLFLPSKKQ
- the LOC125234993 gene encoding synaptic vesicle glycoprotein 2C-like isoform X3; this translates as MSEVNLAALAESGKDRIEAKTPMQEIDQALKSCTFGKFQIQILGTALVAIVASVLVSNSTAYLLPNAECDLDMNLVQKGMLNACPYTGMMISSLIAGFLTDQFGRKLFLVGGYFGIFFCTLIAGTSQTYGVLLTAKFFEGVFFASSFSPTVSYTSEFCHKEIRDRVVLCQSSFSGFSQVVIAGLSWAIFSNEWTVSLFGGFIVLHTWNFYLYLMSLWSLTASVLYMLLPESPKFLITQQRYEEAREILIRIYVRNTGKPADTFPCPNLWKSAKQKIIDEAPEIKNETLSHQLMAGLYNVKPMFSMPLVLPLTVISSMGFLTMAIYNVLRLWFPQLSTVVEHYSSTTSNGDLCTMLDAYTEDLRNRTSLTMGTNVCVPHPSGAETYINSMIVGTVCFLPYPITGILVNKVGKKALLLVTGVICVCATFGLRWASSKVAVVALFSLEISVSQTMMSLLQAMTVDVFPTMIRTLAISIVMLIGRIGTLTGNILFPILLDIGCVVPFFGFGGLMIFVTILGLFLPSKKQ